The proteins below come from a single Miscanthus floridulus cultivar M001 chromosome 1, ASM1932011v1, whole genome shotgun sequence genomic window:
- the LOC136484730 gene encoding protein G1-like5 translates to MDLVPHPDSPHSDNSGGGGGVGGSASGALSPGASSAGAVSALASPSRYESQKRRDWNTFGQYLRNHRPPLSLARCSGAHVLEFLRYLDQFGKTKVHTPPCPFFGHPAPPAPCPCPLRQAWGSLDALVGRLRAAYEENGGRPENNPFGARAVRLYLREVRDHQSRARGVSYEKKKRKKAPAHPVPAAVISSSSHDGNGHHYYEHQMPPPPPPGAAA, encoded by the coding sequence ATGGACCTGGTGCCGCACCCGGACAGCCCGCACTCTGacaacagcggcggcggcggcggcgtcgggggcTCGGCGTCCGGGGCGCTGTCGCCGGGTGCGTCGTCCGCGGGCGCGGTGTCGGCGCTGGCGTCGCCGAGCCGGTACGAGTCGCAGAAGCGCCGGGACTGGAACACGTTCGGGCAGTACCTGCGGAACCACCGCCCGCCGCTGTCCCTGGCGCGCTGCAGCGGCGCGCACGTGCTCGAGTTCCTGCGCTACCTCGACCAGTTCGGCAAGACCAAGGTGCACACCCCCCCCTGCCCCTTCTTCGGCCACCCGGCGCCGCCGGCGCCCTGCCCGTGCCCGCTCCGCCAGGCGTGGGGCAGCCTCGACGCGCTCGTGGGCAGGCTGCGCGCCGCCTACGAGGAGAACGGCGGGCGGCCCGAGAACAACCCCTTCGGCGCGCGCGCCGTCAGGCTCTACCTCCGCGAGGTGCGCGACCATCAGTCCCGCGCCCGGGGCGTCAGCTACGAGAAGAAGAAGCGCAAGAAGGCCCCGGCGCACCCTGTCCCCGCCGCCgtcatctcctcctcctcccacgaCGGCAACGGACACCACTACTACGAGCACCAGAtgccgcctccaccaccgcccggCGCAGCGGCTTGA